Proteins found in one Exiguobacterium sp. 9-2 genomic segment:
- the rpsL gene encoding 30S ribosomal protein S12 — MPTINQLVRKGRQSKVVKSDSPALNKGYNSFIKARTDISSPQKRGVCTRVGTMTPKKPNSALRKYARVRLTNTMEVTAYIPGIGHNLQEHSVVLIRGGRVKDLPGVRYHIVRGALDTAGVDGRMQGRSKYGTKRPKVKK; from the coding sequence ATGCCTACTATCAACCAATTAGTCCGTAAAGGACGTCAATCAAAAGTTGTGAAATCAGATTCGCCAGCGCTGAACAAAGGGTACAACAGCTTCATTAAAGCTCGTACTGACATCAGCTCACCACAAAAACGTGGTGTTTGTACTCGTGTAGGTACAATGACTCCGAAGAAACCGAACTCGGCTCTTCGTAAATACGCACGTGTACGTTTGACGAACACAATGGAAGTAACAGCTTACATCCCAGGTATCGGCCACAACCTTCAAGAGCACAGTGTTGTTCTTATCCGCGGCGGCCGTGTAAAAGACTTACCAGGGGTACGTTACCACATCGTTCGTGGTGCGCTTGATACAGCTGGTGTTGACGGCCGTATGCAAGGTCGTTCGAAATACGGTACTAAACGTCCTAAAGTTAAAAAATAA
- the rplA gene encoding 50S ribosomal protein L1, translated as MGKKYKEAAKLIDRTVSYELAEAVDLTKKSATAKFDETIELAVRLGVDPKKADQQIRGAVVLPHGTGKTQKVLVFAKGEKLKEAEAAGADYAGDAEYINKIQQGWFDFDVIVATPDMMGEVGKLGRVLGPKGLMPNPKTGTVTFDVTKAINDIKAGKVEYRVDKSGNIHVPVGKKSFDNEKLVENINTVIETLVKVKPATAKGVYLKNIAIASTMGPGVKVSSADFAK; from the coding sequence ATGGGTAAGAAGTACAAAGAAGCTGCTAAGCTTATCGATCGTACGGTTTCATACGAACTCGCAGAAGCTGTAGATTTGACTAAAAAATCTGCAACTGCGAAATTCGATGAGACTATCGAATTGGCTGTTCGTCTCGGAGTAGATCCGAAGAAAGCAGACCAACAAATCCGTGGAGCAGTCGTATTGCCACACGGTACTGGTAAAACACAAAAAGTCCTCGTCTTCGCGAAAGGTGAGAAACTTAAAGAAGCGGAAGCTGCTGGAGCAGATTACGCTGGTGATGCTGAGTACATCAACAAAATCCAACAAGGATGGTTCGACTTCGATGTTATCGTTGCGACACCAGACATGATGGGTGAAGTTGGTAAACTTGGTCGCGTTCTCGGACCAAAAGGCCTCATGCCAAACCCGAAAACAGGTACAGTTACATTTGACGTCACAAAAGCAATCAACGATATCAAAGCTGGTAAAGTTGAGTACCGTGTCGACAAATCAGGTAACATCCACGTTCCTGTCGGTAAAAAATCATTCGATAACGAGAAACTCGTTGAGAACATCAACACAGTTATCGAAACTCTCGTAAAAGTTAAGCCTGCTACTGCTAAAGGTGTATACCTTAAGAACATCGCGATCGCTTCTACAATGGGTCCTGGTGTAAAAGTATCTTCAGCTGACTTCGCGAAATAA
- the rplJ gene encoding 50S ribosomal protein L10, producing MANEKVIAVKADLVSEIAEKLQASAGTVVVDYRGLTVEEVTELRKQLREAGVEFKVYKNGLLRRAAVQSNLEGLDEVFTGPSAIAFSNEDVIAPAKILNDFAKTHKALELKGGIIEGKVTSVEDVKALAELPSREGLLSMLLSVLQAPIRGLAVATNAIAEQKEEQSA from the coding sequence ATGGCAAACGAAAAAGTTATCGCTGTCAAAGCGGATCTCGTATCTGAGATCGCTGAGAAACTCCAAGCGAGCGCAGGAACAGTTGTCGTCGACTACCGTGGTCTCACAGTAGAAGAAGTTACTGAACTTCGTAAACAACTCCGCGAAGCGGGCGTTGAATTCAAAGTTTACAAAAACGGTCTCCTCCGCCGCGCGGCAGTTCAAAGCAACCTCGAAGGTCTTGATGAAGTCTTCACAGGTCCTAGTGCGATCGCCTTCAGCAATGAAGACGTTATCGCGCCAGCTAAGATCTTGAACGACTTCGCTAAAACGCACAAGGCTCTCGAACTTAAAGGTGGTATCATCGAAGGCAAAGTCACTTCAGTAGAAGATGTCAAAGCCCTTGCGGAACTTCCATCACGCGAAGGTCTCCTTTCGATGCTCCTCAGCGTGCTTCAAGCGCCAATCCGTGGACTCGCGGTGGCAACGAACGCAATCGCAGAGCAAAAAGAAGAACAATCTGCTTAA
- the rplK gene encoding 50S ribosomal protein L11, with protein MAKKVMKLVKLQIPAGKANPAPPVGPALGQAGVNIMGFCKEFNARTQDQAGLIIPVVITVFEDRSFTFITKTPPAAVLLKKAAGIESGSGEPNRKKVATVKRDKVREIAETKMPDLNASSVETAMLMVEGTARSMGIVIED; from the coding sequence GTGGCGAAGAAGGTTATGAAACTCGTAAAACTTCAAATTCCTGCGGGCAAAGCAAACCCAGCTCCACCAGTTGGACCGGCACTCGGTCAAGCAGGTGTGAACATCATGGGCTTCTGTAAAGAGTTCAACGCTCGTACACAAGACCAAGCCGGCTTGATTATCCCTGTAGTCATCACGGTTTTTGAAGATCGTTCATTCACATTCATCACTAAAACTCCTCCAGCAGCAGTTCTCTTGAAGAAAGCAGCTGGAATTGAGAGTGGTTCAGGTGAACCGAACCGTAAGAAAGTAGCGACTGTCAAACGTGACAAAGTTCGTGAAATCGCTGAAACAAAAATGCCAGACCTTAACGCATCATCTGTTGAAACAGCAATGTTGATGGTTGAAGGTACTGCACGTTCTATGGGTATCGTAATCGAAGACTAA
- the rplL gene encoding 50S ribosomal protein L7/L12, with product MAFNKEQFIEDLKGMTVLELNELVKTIEEEFGVSAAAPVAVAGAGAGAAAEEQTEFDVILTNAGSGKINVIKAVRELTGLGLKEAKALVDGTPAPVKEGVSKEDAEAMKAKLEEAGATVEVK from the coding sequence ATGGCTTTCAACAAAGAGCAATTTATCGAAGACCTCAAGGGCATGACTGTTCTTGAACTTAACGAACTCGTAAAAACAATCGAAGAAGAATTCGGCGTATCAGCAGCAGCTCCAGTAGCAGTTGCAGGTGCTGGCGCAGGCGCAGCAGCTGAAGAGCAAACTGAATTCGACGTTATCCTTACTAACGCTGGATCTGGTAAAATCAACGTCATCAAAGCAGTTCGCGAATTGACAGGCCTCGGTCTTAAAGAAGCGAAAGCTCTCGTAGACGGAACTCCAGCACCAGTTAAAGAAGGCGTTTCGAAAGAAGACGCTGAAGCAATGAAAGCTAAGCTTGAAGAAGCTGGCGCTACTGTAGAAGTTAAGTAA
- the rpoB gene encoding DNA-directed RNA polymerase subunit beta, which produces MTGQLVQYGRHRQRRSYARISEVLELPNLIEIQTNSYEWFLREGLREMFHDISPISDFTGNLVLEFIDYSLGEPKYSIDESKERDVTYSAPLRVKVRLQNKETGELKEQEVFMGDFPLMTESGTFIINGAERVIVSQLVRSPSVYYNNKLDKNGKRGFSATVIPNRGAWLELETDAKDIVYVRIDRTRKIPVTVLLRALGFGTDQEIIDLLGDDEYLRNSLEKDNTESTEKALIEIYERLRPGEPPTVENAKALLVSRFFDPKRYDLANVGRYKINKKLHLKNRLFGQKLAETLVDPETGEVIAEAGTVLDRRMLDKVLPFLEGSVGYIEATPTGGVTQGEAFNLQSIKVFAPDDAEGERIINIIGNGNIDRDIKHITPADMIAAINYFFNLLHEVGTTDDIDHLGNRRLRSVGELLQNQFRIGLSRMERVVKERMSIQDQNAITPQALINIRPVIASIKEFFGSSQLSQFMDQTNPLAELTHKRRLSALGPGGLTRERAGFEVRDVHYSHYSRMCPIETPEGPNIGLINSLSSYAKVNEYGFIEAPYRRVDPETGVVTDEIHYMTADEEDLYVVAQANMLLTEEKTFQDSHVLSRFRGQNLSVEPARVDYMDVSPKQVVSAATACIPFLENDDSNRALMGANMQRQAVPLLNPESPIVGTGMEYVSAKDSGAAVVAKHAGIAERVTAREILVRRTTEVDGNIVEGELDRYKIQKFIRSNQGTCYNQKPIIKAGDPVDKGEILADGPSMDGGELALGRNVLVGFMTWDGYNYEDAVIMSERLVKDDVYTSIHIEEYECESRDTKLGPEEITRDIPNVGDDALKNLDDRGIIRVGAEVKDGDILVGKVTPKGVTELTAEERLLHAIFGEKAREVRDTSLRVPHGGDGIILDVKIFDRDNGDELSPGVNQLIRAYIVQKRKIHEGDKMAGRHGNKGVISRILPEEDMPYMPDGTPIDIMLNPLGVPSRMNIGQLLELHLGMAARQLGIKVASPVFDGAREEDVWATIEEAGMDRDAKTVLYDGRSGEAFDNRISVGVMYMIKLAHMVDDKLHARSTGPYSLVTQQPLGGKAQFGGQRFGEMEVWALEAYGAAYTLQEILTIKSDDTIGRVKAYEAIVKGENVPQPGVPESFRVLIKELQSLGMDVKMMSADDEEIEMRDEDEDNIPNATPALEEVQAPVAPVVTEEE; this is translated from the coding sequence TTGACTGGTCAACTTGTTCAGTACGGTCGTCACCGTCAGAGAAGAAGCTATGCACGTATCAGCGAAGTATTGGAACTTCCAAACTTAATCGAGATTCAAACGAATTCGTATGAGTGGTTCCTGCGGGAAGGTCTTCGTGAAATGTTTCATGACATTTCGCCGATTTCCGATTTCACAGGGAATCTCGTATTAGAATTCATCGACTACTCGCTCGGAGAGCCGAAGTATTCGATCGATGAATCGAAAGAGCGCGACGTGACCTATTCGGCACCACTACGCGTTAAAGTCCGTCTTCAAAATAAAGAGACGGGTGAATTGAAAGAACAAGAAGTCTTCATGGGTGACTTCCCGCTTATGACGGAGTCGGGAACATTCATCATCAATGGAGCGGAACGCGTAATCGTTTCGCAGCTTGTTCGTTCGCCAAGTGTTTATTACAACAATAAGTTAGATAAGAACGGTAAGCGTGGGTTCTCCGCGACAGTCATCCCAAACCGTGGTGCATGGCTCGAGCTCGAGACAGACGCGAAAGACATCGTTTATGTTCGCATTGATCGCACGCGTAAGATTCCAGTAACGGTTCTTTTACGTGCTCTTGGTTTCGGTACGGATCAGGAAATCATCGATCTTCTCGGTGATGATGAGTACCTCCGGAATTCACTTGAAAAAGATAATACGGAATCAACGGAAAAAGCCCTCATCGAGATTTATGAGCGTCTACGTCCGGGAGAGCCGCCGACAGTCGAAAACGCAAAAGCGTTACTCGTGTCGCGCTTCTTTGACCCGAAACGTTATGATTTGGCAAACGTTGGTCGTTATAAAATCAATAAAAAGCTTCATCTTAAGAACCGTCTTTTCGGTCAGAAACTTGCGGAAACGCTCGTTGACCCAGAGACAGGTGAAGTCATCGCGGAAGCAGGAACGGTCCTTGATCGTCGTATGCTCGATAAAGTCCTTCCATTCCTCGAAGGATCCGTTGGTTACATCGAAGCGACGCCTACAGGCGGCGTGACGCAGGGTGAGGCTTTCAACTTACAGTCAATCAAGGTGTTCGCACCGGACGATGCTGAAGGTGAACGCATCATCAATATCATCGGTAACGGTAACATCGATCGTGACATCAAGCACATCACGCCTGCTGACATGATTGCTGCGATCAACTACTTCTTCAACTTGTTGCATGAAGTCGGTACGACAGACGATATCGATCACCTCGGTAACCGTCGTCTCCGTTCAGTCGGTGAGCTGCTCCAGAATCAATTCCGGATCGGTCTCTCGCGGATGGAACGTGTCGTTAAAGAACGGATGTCGATTCAGGATCAGAATGCGATCACGCCACAGGCATTGATCAACATTCGTCCAGTTATCGCATCGATTAAAGAGTTCTTCGGTAGCTCGCAGTTGTCTCAGTTCATGGACCAAACGAACCCGCTTGCAGAATTGACGCACAAACGTCGTCTTTCAGCACTCGGACCCGGTGGTTTGACACGTGAGCGCGCTGGTTTCGAAGTTCGTGACGTACACTACTCGCACTATTCCCGTATGTGTCCGATCGAAACGCCAGAGGGACCAAACATCGGTTTGATCAACTCGTTGTCTTCGTACGCGAAGGTCAATGAGTACGGCTTCATCGAAGCACCATATCGTCGTGTCGATCCGGAAACGGGCGTCGTCACAGATGAAATCCATTACATGACTGCAGACGAAGAGGATCTCTACGTCGTCGCACAGGCAAACATGTTGTTGACGGAAGAGAAGACGTTCCAAGATTCACACGTCCTTTCACGTTTCCGTGGACAAAACTTGTCTGTTGAACCAGCACGTGTCGATTATATGGACGTTTCACCGAAGCAGGTTGTATCTGCCGCAACGGCTTGTATCCCGTTCCTTGAGAACGATGACTCGAACCGTGCCCTCATGGGAGCGAACATGCAACGTCAGGCCGTCCCACTTCTGAACCCGGAATCTCCGATTGTCGGTACAGGTATGGAGTACGTGTCTGCAAAAGACTCAGGAGCCGCTGTTGTTGCGAAGCACGCAGGGATCGCTGAGCGCGTTACGGCGCGTGAAATCCTTGTCCGTCGTACGACGGAAGTCGATGGCAACATCGTTGAAGGTGAACTCGACCGTTACAAAATTCAAAAATTCATCCGTTCTAACCAAGGAACGTGTTATAACCAAAAACCAATCATCAAAGCAGGCGACCCAGTCGATAAAGGCGAGATCCTTGCAGATGGTCCATCGATGGACGGTGGGGAACTTGCGCTTGGTCGTAACGTACTCGTCGGTTTCATGACATGGGATGGTTACAACTATGAGGATGCTGTCATCATGAGTGAACGTCTTGTCAAAGACGACGTCTACACATCGATCCACATCGAAGAATACGAATGTGAGTCGCGTGATACGAAACTCGGACCGGAAGAAATCACACGTGATATTCCGAATGTCGGTGATGATGCCTTGAAAAACCTCGACGATCGCGGAATCATCCGCGTCGGTGCGGAAGTCAAGGACGGCGATATCCTCGTCGGTAAAGTTACGCCGAAGGGTGTAACGGAATTGACAGCGGAAGAACGTCTTCTTCATGCAATCTTCGGTGAAAAAGCACGTGAAGTCCGTGATACATCTCTCCGTGTTCCACACGGTGGTGATGGAATCATTCTCGATGTCAAAATCTTCGACCGCGATAATGGGGACGAGCTCTCACCTGGTGTCAACCAGTTGATCCGTGCTTACATCGTTCAGAAGCGTAAGATTCACGAGGGTGATAAAATGGCGGGTCGTCACGGTAACAAAGGTGTTATCTCACGTATCCTTCCAGAAGAAGACATGCCGTACATGCCAGACGGTACGCCAATTGACATCATGTTGAACCCACTTGGGGTTCCATCACGGATGAACATCGGGCAGTTGCTCGAGCTTCACCTCGGGATGGCAGCACGTCAACTCGGCATTAAAGTCGCATCACCAGTATTCGATGGTGCGCGTGAGGAAGATGTTTGGGCAACGATTGAAGAAGCAGGTATGGATCGCGACGCGAAGACTGTCCTTTATGATGGTCGTTCGGGTGAAGCGTTCGATAACCGTATCTCTGTCGGTGTCATGTATATGATTAAACTTGCTCACATGGTCGATGATAAACTTCACGCACGTTCGACAGGACCATACTCACTCGTTACACAACAACCGCTTGGTGGTAAAGCCCAGTTCGGTGGTCAGCGTTTCGGTGAGATGGAAGTATGGGCACTTGAAGCATACGGCGCAGCCTACACGCTCCAAGAAATCCTTACAATCAAGTCGGATGACACGATCGGTCGTGTCAAAGCGTACGAAGCAATCGTCAAAGGTGAGAATGTACCACAACCGGGCGTACCGGAATCGTTCCGAGTCCTCATTAAAGAGCTTCAATCCCTCGGTATGGACGTTAAGATGATGTCTGCTGATGATGAAGAGATCGAAATGCGCGACGAAGACGAGGACAATATCCCGAACGCGACTCCAGCACTCGAAGAAGTTCAAGCGCCTGTCGCACCAGTTGTTACTGAAGAGGAATAA
- a CDS encoding ribosomal L7Ae/L30e/S12e/Gadd45 family protein, giving the protein MSYKKVVGADLKFVGQKQTLKALRSGKASEVIIADDADEHVKQALLDAAKQANVPVVNVPSKQELGKACGIDVAATAVAIKKV; this is encoded by the coding sequence ATGTCTTACAAAAAAGTAGTCGGCGCAGATTTGAAGTTTGTCGGTCAAAAGCAAACGCTCAAAGCATTGCGATCTGGCAAGGCGTCGGAAGTGATCATTGCGGATGACGCAGATGAACACGTAAAACAAGCATTGCTCGATGCGGCGAAACAAGCTAACGTTCCAGTCGTGAATGTTCCTTCTAAGCAAGAGCTTGGAAAAGCTTGTGGAATCGATGTCGCAGCAACAGCTGTTGCCATTAAGAAAGTTTGA
- a CDS encoding class I SAM-dependent methyltransferase — protein MADHYYTNDPSSKRDPKTWEYVLRGQTLRFTSDHGVFSKNGIDFGSRLLIEAFTEPAVAGDILDVGCGYGPMGIALSKSTGRPAHLIDVNERALELAADNARANGVSVTTGVSDGYDGVGESTFAAIVTNPPIRAGKTVVHRILREAYDHLIVGGELWVVIQKKQGGPSAKKLMEEVFGMCETVTRDKGYSIFKSIRS, from the coding sequence ATGGCGGATCATTATTATACGAATGACCCTTCATCGAAACGAGATCCGAAGACGTGGGAATATGTCCTGCGTGGTCAAACGCTCCGCTTTACATCGGATCACGGTGTCTTTTCAAAGAACGGAATCGATTTTGGTTCACGTCTGTTGATTGAGGCATTCACGGAACCGGCTGTAGCTGGAGACATTTTAGATGTCGGCTGTGGATATGGACCGATGGGCATTGCGCTCTCGAAGTCGACAGGACGTCCGGCACACTTGATCGATGTCAATGAACGGGCGCTCGAACTAGCGGCAGACAATGCGCGCGCGAACGGTGTTTCCGTGACGACCGGTGTGAGTGACGGGTATGATGGGGTAGGCGAATCGACATTCGCAGCGATCGTGACGAATCCACCGATTCGGGCAGGAAAAACGGTCGTTCATCGTATTCTCCGAGAAGCATATGATCATCTCATCGTTGGCGGCGAACTTTGGGTCGTCATTCAAAAGAAACAAGGTGGACCATCTGCGAAGAAGTTGATGGAAGAAGTATTCGGTATGTGTGAGACAGTTACACGTGATAAAGGGTACTCGATATTTAAATCAATTCGGTCTTGA
- the rpoC gene encoding DNA-directed RNA polymerase subunit beta', protein MVDVNRFEYMQIGLASPEKIRSWSFGEVKKPETINYRTLKPEKDGLFCERIFGPTKDWECYCGKYKRIRYKGIICDRCGVEVTKSKVRRERMGHIELAAPVSHIWYFKGIPSRMGLVLDMSPRALEEIIYFASYVVTDPGESTLEKKQLLSEKEYRAYREKFGRSFTAEMGAEAVRKLLRDVELDKEVAALREELRMIQGQRRTRAIKRLEVLDAFRNSGNNPEWMVLEVLPVIPPELRPMVQLDGGRFATSDLNDLYRRVINRNNRLKRLLDLGAPNIIVQNEKRMLQEAVDALIDNGRRGRPVTGPGNRPLKSLSHMLKGKQGRFRQNLLGKRVDYSGRSVIVVGPNLKMYQCGLPKEMALELFKPFVMKELVSRGIAPNIKSAKRKIERVQPEIWDVLEEVIREHPVLLNRAPTLHRLGIQAFEPTLVEGRAIRLHPLVCTAYNADFDGDQMAVHVPLSAEAQAEARLLMLAAQNILNPKDGKPVVTPSQDMVLGNYYLTLERENAIGEGKIFSTVNEALIAYQNGYAHFHTRVAIPAGVLKNPTFTEEQNEKLLITTVGKLIFNEILPTTFPYLNEPTMTNLQEATPDKYFLEKGTDVAAELKNRPIIDPFKKGFLGNVIAEVFKRFETTETSRMLDRMKNLGFKHSTRAGITVGIADIIVLPDKQEILVEAQDNVDRVMKSYRRGLITEDERYERVVKSWNDAKDEIQSRLMKSLNRLNPIFMMSDSGARGNASNFTQLAGMRGLMAAPSGRIIELPIKSSFREGLTVQEYFISTHGARKGLADTALKTADSGYLTRRLVDVAQDVIIREDDCGTDRGIRVTALREGTEEIESLYDRLVGRTAFENVVHPETGEVLVSTNELIDEDIARVITDAGVDNVEIRTAFTCNTSHGVCKKCYGRNLATGNDVEVGEAVGIIAAQSIGEPGTQLTMRTFHTGGVAGDDITQGLPRIQELFEARNPKGQAVISEIDGQVIDFTESRDKRELTVQGLSETRTYTIPFGSRLRVQLGDDVKAGQVFTEGSIDPKELLNVKGVSGVQNYLLQEVQKVYRMQGVEIGDKHVEVMVRQMIRRVRVIESGETSLLPGSLVDISTFKEACKEALRNGKALASAKPVLLGITKASLETDSFLSAASFQETTRVLTDAAIKGKSDYLRGLKENVIIGKLVPAGTGMSRYRQIDLEVAGEAPVEADSPVE, encoded by the coding sequence TTGGTAGATGTTAATAGATTTGAATATATGCAAATCGGCCTCGCTTCCCCCGAAAAGATCCGTTCATGGTCTTTCGGGGAAGTGAAAAAGCCGGAGACGATCAACTATCGTACACTCAAACCGGAGAAAGACGGTTTGTTCTGTGAACGTATCTTTGGTCCAACAAAAGACTGGGAATGTTACTGTGGTAAATACAAACGGATCCGCTATAAAGGAATCATTTGTGACCGCTGTGGCGTTGAAGTCACGAAGTCGAAAGTCCGCCGTGAGCGCATGGGTCACATCGAGCTCGCAGCACCGGTTTCGCACATCTGGTACTTCAAAGGAATTCCTAGCCGTATGGGACTCGTCCTCGACATGTCACCACGTGCGTTAGAAGAGATCATCTACTTCGCGTCGTACGTCGTAACAGATCCAGGCGAATCGACACTTGAGAAGAAACAACTCCTTTCAGAGAAAGAATACCGTGCCTATCGTGAGAAGTTCGGTCGTTCGTTCACTGCTGAAATGGGTGCGGAAGCAGTTCGTAAATTGCTCCGTGACGTGGAACTCGATAAAGAAGTCGCTGCATTACGTGAAGAACTTCGTATGATTCAAGGACAACGTCGTACGCGTGCGATCAAACGTCTTGAAGTCCTCGATGCTTTCCGTAACTCGGGCAACAATCCAGAATGGATGGTGCTCGAAGTGCTTCCAGTCATCCCACCGGAACTTCGTCCGATGGTTCAACTCGATGGCGGACGTTTCGCAACGTCTGACTTGAACGACTTGTACCGCCGCGTCATCAACCGTAACAACCGTCTCAAGCGTCTCCTTGACCTTGGCGCTCCGAACATCATCGTTCAGAATGAAAAACGGATGCTTCAAGAAGCAGTCGATGCCTTGATCGATAACGGTCGTCGTGGTCGTCCAGTCACAGGACCAGGTAACCGTCCACTTAAATCACTTTCACACATGTTGAAAGGGAAACAAGGACGTTTCCGTCAAAACTTGCTCGGTAAACGTGTCGACTATTCTGGTCGTTCGGTTATCGTCGTTGGTCCGAATCTGAAGATGTATCAATGTGGTCTTCCAAAAGAAATGGCCCTTGAACTCTTCAAACCGTTCGTCATGAAAGAACTCGTCTCTCGTGGCATCGCACCGAACATCAAGAGTGCGAAACGGAAAATCGAGCGCGTTCAACCTGAAATCTGGGATGTTCTTGAAGAAGTCATCCGTGAGCATCCGGTTCTCTTGAACCGTGCACCGACACTTCACCGTCTCGGTATCCAGGCGTTCGAACCAACGCTCGTCGAAGGACGCGCGATTCGCCTTCACCCACTCGTATGTACGGCATATAACGCCGATTTCGATGGTGACCAAATGGCGGTTCACGTACCACTTTCGGCAGAAGCACAAGCAGAAGCGCGTCTTCTCATGCTCGCTGCACAAAACATCTTGAACCCGAAAGACGGTAAACCTGTTGTTACACCATCGCAGGATATGGTCCTCGGTAACTACTACCTCACGCTCGAGCGCGAAAATGCGATCGGCGAAGGTAAAATCTTCTCGACAGTGAATGAAGCGCTCATCGCTTATCAAAACGGTTATGCGCACTTCCATACACGTGTTGCGATTCCAGCCGGCGTTCTCAAGAACCCGACATTCACGGAAGAGCAAAACGAGAAATTATTGATTACAACAGTCGGTAAGTTGATCTTCAACGAGATCCTCCCAACGACGTTCCCTTACTTGAACGAACCAACGATGACGAACCTTCAAGAAGCGACGCCAGACAAGTACTTCCTTGAAAAAGGAACAGATGTTGCGGCAGAACTGAAGAACCGTCCGATCATCGACCCGTTCAAAAAAGGATTCCTTGGAAATGTCATCGCGGAAGTCTTCAAACGGTTTGAGACGACAGAAACAAGCCGCATGCTCGACCGCATGAAAAACCTCGGATTCAAACACTCGACTCGTGCCGGTATCACGGTAGGGATCGCGGACATCATCGTTCTTCCGGATAAACAAGAGATTCTTGTTGAAGCCCAGGACAATGTCGACCGCGTCATGAAATCGTACCGTCGTGGTCTCATCACAGAAGACGAGCGCTATGAGCGCGTCGTTAAATCGTGGAATGATGCGAAGGATGAAATTCAGTCTCGTCTGATGAAATCCCTCAACCGTCTCAACCCGATCTTCATGATGAGTGACTCCGGTGCCCGTGGTAACGCGTCGAACTTCACGCAGCTCGCTGGTATGCGTGGACTCATGGCCGCTCCAAGTGGACGGATCATCGAGCTCCCGATCAAATCATCGTTCCGTGAGGGTCTAACGGTACAGGAATACTTCATCTCGACACACGGTGCGCGTAAAGGTCTTGCCGATACAGCCTTGAAAACGGCTGACTCAGGTTACCTGACTCGTCGTCTCGTTGACGTCGCTCAAGACGTCATCATCCGTGAAGATGATTGTGGAACGGATCGTGGTATCCGCGTCACAGCACTCCGTGAAGGAACGGAAGAAATCGAAAGCCTTTACGACCGCCTCGTCGGCCGTACTGCATTCGAAAACGTCGTTCACCCTGAAACAGGAGAAGTCCTCGTTTCGACGAACGAACTCATCGATGAAGACATCGCGCGTGTCATCACTGACGCAGGTGTCGACAACGTTGAGATCCGTACTGCCTTTACTTGTAACACAAGCCATGGTGTCTGTAAGAAATGTTACGGACGCAACTTGGCAACAGGCAACGACGTCGAAGTCGGCGAAGCTGTCGGTATCATCGCGGCACAATCAATCGGTGAGCCAGGAACGCAGCTTACGATGCGTACCTTCCACACAGGTGGGGTTGCCGGGGACGATATCACACAAGGTCTTCCGCGTATCCAAGAGTTGTTCGAAGCGCGTAACCCGAAAGGTCAAGCGGTCATCTCGGAAATCGATGGTCAAGTCATCGATTTCACGGAATCGCGTGACAAACGTGAATTGACGGTCCAAGGACTCAGCGAAACACGCACATACACGATCCCATTCGGTTCGCGTCTACGTGTTCAGCTTGGGGACGACGTCAAAGCCGGTCAAGTCTTCACGGAAGGTTCGATCGATCCGAAAGAACTCTTGAACGTTAAAGGTGTATCCGGCGTTCAGAACTACTTGCTTCAAGAAGTTCAAAAAGTATACCGGATGCAAGGGGTTGAGATCGGTGACAAACACGTCGAGGTCATGGTTCGCCAAATGATCCGTCGCGTACGTGTCATCGAGTCTGGTGAGACTTCACTCTTACCAGGTTCGCTCGTCGATATCAGCACGTTCAAGGAAGCTTGTAAAGAAGCGCTCCGTAACGGGAAAGCTCTCGCTTCGGCGAAACCAGTTCTTCTCGGTATCACGAAAGCGTCACTTGAAACAGATTCATTCCTATCGGCTGCGTCGTTCCAAGAAACGACTCGTGTCCTTACGGATGCAGCGATTAAAGGGAAGAGCGACTACCTTCGCGGCTTGAAAGAGAACGTCATCATCGGTAAGTTGGTTCCAGCTGGTACTGGGATGTCACGTTACCGTCAGATCGATCTCGAAGTAGCTGGCGAAGCACCTGTAGAAGCCGATTCTCCGGTAGAATAA